One Helianthus annuus cultivar XRQ/B chromosome 12, HanXRQr2.0-SUNRISE, whole genome shotgun sequence genomic region harbors:
- the LOC110895111 gene encoding uncharacterized protein LOC110895111 isoform X1 yields MSNAYITSMRGIRHKPPPIHFSERKNSQVDFFRLVHNPALTSLACNSLPLTLTSQLSPSDSPAQRSEEWFALRKDKLTTSAFSTALGFWKGKRRYELWHEKVFVSDMESMIIPEAIRAMEWGVTNESKAIENYKSITGREVSLLGFATHSESKFDWIGASPDGLLGRDPNLGILEVKCPFNKGKPELALPWTSMPYYYMPQVQGQMEVLDRDWVDLYCWTLNGSTIFRVCRDREYWMLIYGILREFWWENVVPAREALAMGNEEEVKKYEPTSTHKQTALAIRKSIELANGSKLLCREIAGHIEFFRMKNCLKVVRLSIYSDFKV; encoded by the exons ATGAGCAACGCCTACATAACTAGTATGCGCGGCATTCGGCATAAACCACCACCGATTCACTTCTCGGAAAGGAAGAATTCGCAGGTTGACTTTTTCAGATTGGTACATAACCCTGCATTGACTTCACTAGCCTGCAACTCACTACCGTTGACCTTGACTAGTCAACTCTCCCCCTCAGATTCCCCGGCCCAACGATCAGAAGAATGGTTTGCTTTGCGAAAGGATAAGTTAACAACTAGCGCGTTTAGTACCGCACTTGGTTTTTGGAAAGGTAAGCGAAGATACGAGCTTTGGCATGAAAAAGTGTTTGTTTCAGATATGGAATCCATGATCATACCCGAGGCAATACGGGCTATGGAATGGGGCGTAACTAATGAGTCAAAAGCTATTGAAAATTACAAAAGCATTACGGGTCGTGAAGTGAGTTTATTAGGGTTTGCTACCCATTCCGAAAGCAAGTTTGATTGGATCGGTGCATCTCCAGACGGGCTTCTCGGACGTGATCCTAATTTAGGGATTCTTGAAGTGAAATGCCCGTTTAATAAAGGGAAGCCCGAATTAGCTTTGCCTTGGACCAGTATGCCGTACTATTACATGCCGCAAGTTCAGGGCCAAATGGAAGTTTTGGATAGAGATTGGGTTGATTTATATTGCTGGACGTTAAACGGAAGCACCATATTTCGTGTTTGTAGAGATCGAGAATACTGGATGTTAATTTACGGGATATTAAGGGAGTTTTGGTGGGAAAATGTGGTCCCCGCTAGAGAAGCTTTGGCTATGGGAAATGAGGAGGAAGTTAAGAAATATGAACCAACTTCGACGCATAAGCAAACGGCTTTAGCTATCCGTAAAAGCATAGAGTTGGCTAACGGGTCTAAGCTTTTATGTAGAGAAATTGCAGGGCATATTGAGTTCTTCAG GATGAAAAACTGCCTTAAAGTTGTAAGGCTTAGCATTTATTCAGATTTCAAAGTTTGA
- the LOC110895111 gene encoding uncharacterized protein LOC110895111 isoform X2, with translation MSNAYITSMRGIRHKPPPIHFSERKNSQVDFFRLVHNPALTSLACNSLPLTLTSQLSPSDSPAQRSEEWFALRKDKLTTSAFSTALGFWKGKRRYELWHEKVFVSDMESMIIPEAIRAMEWGVTNESKAIENYKSITGREVSLLGFATHSESKFDWIGASPDGLLGRDPNLGILEVKCPFNKGKPELALPWTSMPYYYMPQVQGQMEVLDRDWVDLYCWTLNGSTIFRVCRDREYWMLIYGILREFWWENVVPAREALAMGNEEEVKKYEPTSTHKQTALAIRKSIELANGSKLLCREIAGHIEFFR, from the exons ATGAGCAACGCCTACATAACTAGTATGCGCGGCATTCGGCATAAACCACCACCGATTCACTTCTCGGAAAGGAAGAATTCGCAGGTTGACTTTTTCAGATTGGTACATAACCCTGCATTGACTTCACTAGCCTGCAACTCACTACCGTTGACCTTGACTAGTCAACTCTCCCCCTCAGATTCCCCGGCCCAACGATCAGAAGAATGGTTTGCTTTGCGAAAGGATAAGTTAACAACTAGCGCGTTTAGTACCGCACTTGGTTTTTGGAAAGGTAAGCGAAGATACGAGCTTTGGCATGAAAAAGTGTTTGTTTCAGATATGGAATCCATGATCATACCCGAGGCAATACGGGCTATGGAATGGGGCGTAACTAATGAGTCAAAAGCTATTGAAAATTACAAAAGCATTACGGGTCGTGAAGTGAGTTTATTAGGGTTTGCTACCCATTCCGAAAGCAAGTTTGATTGGATCGGTGCATCTCCAGACGGGCTTCTCGGACGTGATCCTAATTTAGGGATTCTTGAAGTGAAATGCCCGTTTAATAAAGGGAAGCCCGAATTAGCTTTGCCTTGGACCAGTATGCCGTACTATTACATGCCGCAAGTTCAGGGCCAAATGGAAGTTTTGGATAGAGATTGGGTTGATTTATATTGCTGGACGTTAAACGGAAGCACCATATTTCGTGTTTGTAGAGATCGAGAATACTGGATGTTAATTTACGGGATATTAAGGGAGTTTTGGTGGGAAAATGTGGTCCCCGCTAGAGAAGCTTTGGCTATGGGAAATGAGGAGGAAGTTAAGAAATATGAACCAACTTCGACGCATAAGCAAACGGCTTTAGCTATCCGTAAAAGCATAGAGTTGGCTAACGGGTCTAAGCTTTTATGTAGAGAAATTGCAGGGCATATTGAGTTCTTCAG GTAA